The genomic region ACGACGACGGCGATGGTCCGAGACCTTCCTGGAATTACGGAAACGGAGTACCTGGAGGCGTTGCGTAACAGTCTGGACGCGCAGGGCTGGGACGCCCGCCACGCCGACGCGGAGGCATCGCGCCTGCTCACGGAGGTCGAACGCTGGCCTGTGGGGGCGATCGTCGAGCGGTTCGTCGACGGACTGTCGGTCCGGGCGCTGTCGGACGCCAGCATCGGCCGCGTGCCCGGCCGTCGCTGAACCTGCCTGGATCGGGTTGGGGTCTCCCGCCGTCGTGGCGGCGGGAGACCCACACACACCGTGCTTGTGACATAACGGCGATCGGGCGACTCCTGCCGGTGGCGAATCGCCAGTGGCGGCATTCTGGGCCGGCGCCAGGAAACAGCAGGCCAAGGCCGTGTGCACTCACGGATGGAGAGAGTTCCTGCGCCTTGGGTGACGCGCGGACAGCTGGTCGACACCGGGCCGATCGGTTTCGAGTGGCCAGTTCCGCGTTGTCGGTTCCCGGTGATTGGGTCCGGGTGTCGGATTCAGGACAGCGGGTTCGGACCGCCCGGCTCGGACTGCTCGGCGAGGAAACGCTCGAGTGCTTCCCCGAGCTCGTCGGCGGTCGGCAGCTTCTGCTCGGCGTCGATCGTGGGCAGGCTGGGGCCGCGCCGCCCCCGCTGGTAGGCGTCGTACTGCTCCTCCAACGCGTGGACGAGCGCCGCGGCCTCCCCGCCCTGGGCGATCTGGCTGTTGACCTCGTCCTGAACGGCGACCGCCGCGGAGCGCAGCCCGTCCAGCGGAAGCATGAGGCCGGTCGCCTTCGACACGGACGTCAACAGCACCTCGGTGGCCGCAGGGTAGGTCGTCTGGGCCAGGTAGTGCGGAACGTGGACGGCGAAGCCCATCGCATCCCGACCGTCGCGGCCCAGCTCGTACTCCAGCAGATGCCCGGCGCTGCCGGGAACCTGGAGGCGGCGCAGCCACGGCTCGTAGCCGACGACCAGCTCCTTGCTGCTCCCGTGGGCCGTGATCGTCGCGGGACGGGTGTGCGGAACCGCCATCGGCACGGCGTTGAGCCCGACGGTGAGGCGGACGCCGAGCCGGGCCACCAGCCCGCGAACGGCGGCCGTGAAGCGCTTCCACTGCAGGTCCGGCTCGGGGCCGGTGAGCAGGAGGAACGGCGTGTCCGACTCGTCGCGAAGCTGGTAGAGCGCGAGTACGGGATCCGTGTAGCTCTCCCAGTGGTCCTCGGAGAAGATCATGGTTGGCCGGCGGGACCGGTAGTCCAGCAACTGATCGACGTCGAACGTCGCGACGATGCGATGGTCGAGCGCGGTCAGCAGGTGCTCGCCGGCGAGGCTGACCGCGTTACCGGCGTCGACGACGCCGGTCAGCGCCTCCAGCATGATCGGGCGATGAGCGTCGATGGGGTCGTCGGACGCGTCCTCGGTGAGACTGTAAAGCTCCTGCGGATCAAGCACGATCGAGGTCCTCCTTACACCACCGGTCGCTTCCGTCACCTGAAAAGAAGCGCGGCAGGCGCCGCCGGCATTCCACCGGGGCCGGGGACCACCGGACGACGGGCGTCGCCCGCCTCGGCCGCGCACCGACTTGACGCCGCCCGGGTCTCATCCGCAATTTTACCCGCTACCCGCCTCCGGGAGTGGGCTGACAACGAAGCCGTTACACGCGGCCGCTAGGCTCCCGGAAAAGTTTCGG from Frankia alni ACN14a harbors:
- a CDS encoding DUF7715 family protein, with protein sequence MKLLTATAYAQGLRVDDFHWAVEGELVTLRAFCDMHLDRPHGRCECGRVFVGLGSFYGTTTAMVRDLPGITETEYLEALRNSLDAQGWDARHADAEASRLLTEVERWPVGAIVERFVDGLSVRALSDASIGRVPGRR
- a CDS encoding PAC2 family protein, which translates into the protein MLDPQELYSLTEDASDDPIDAHRPIMLEALTGVVDAGNAVSLAGEHLLTALDHRIVATFDVDQLLDYRSRRPTMIFSEDHWESYTDPVLALYQLRDESDTPFLLLTGPEPDLQWKRFTAAVRGLVARLGVRLTVGLNAVPMAVPHTRPATITAHGSSKELVVGYEPWLRRLQVPGSAGHLLEYELGRDGRDAMGFAVHVPHYLAQTTYPAATEVLLTSVSKATGLMLPLDGLRSAAVAVQDEVNSQIAQGGEAAALVHALEEQYDAYQRGRRGPSLPTIDAEQKLPTADELGEALERFLAEQSEPGGPNPLS